The Tenebrio molitor chromosome 5, icTenMoli1.1, whole genome shotgun sequence genome has a segment encoding these proteins:
- the LOC138131101 gene encoding forkhead box protein L2-like isoform X2, producing the protein MFCSLNLLDRVSGSPARPPDHPDLLSSVQKIKSEPDVGNYSLPSLTSALPLHTHAIAPTSSFSPINGGNAGGAPFTGNGNSNTSVDSIEEPVRTASTSSSHSPQPQPSSSTTNTSNSTSNSQSKPPYSYVALIAMAIQSSHLKRATLSEIYAYITAKFPYFERNKKGWQNSIRHNLSLNECFVKVPREGGGERKGNYWTLDPQYEDMFENGNYRRRRRMKRPYRSAQPYPKAFFGDALGQHGLPLARNIFTPPTYPPPYSRYDTATWLGQSQLASYTSCNSAGGYSQQGYPSAAAFSPCGVRQEAAARYPPYWPPDSEYPPGPHSSPPADPQLLLQW; encoded by the exons ATGTTCTGCTCATTGAATTTATTGGACCGCGTATCTGGAAGTCCCGCCAGGCCTCCGGACCACCCC GATTTACTGTCCAGTGTTCAAAAGATTAAATCGGAACCTGATGTTGGAAATTACTCGTTGCCATCCTTGACTTCGGCCCTACCACTTCATACTCACG CTATTGCGCCGACGTCAAGTTTTAGTCCAATAAATGGAGGAAACGCTGGTGGCGCTCCGTTCACTGGCAACGGAAACAGTAACACGTCTGTGGATTCGATAGAAGAACCTGTCAGAACTGCTAGCACCAGCTCAAGTCATTCACCCCAACCTCAACCGTCGTCTTCTACAACAAATACTTCAAATTCTACCAGCAATAGCCAAAGCAAACCTCCTTACTCATATGTAGCTCTAATAGCAATGGCCATTCAGTCTTCTCATTTAAAACGTGCTACTCTGTCGGAGATCTACGCTTACATCACTGCAAAATTTCCATACTTCGAGCGTAACAAGAAGGGCTGGCAGAATTCGATAAGACATAACCTGAGTCTGAATGAATGTTTCGTGAAGGTGCCGCGTGAAGGGGGCGGAGAACGGAAGGGTAACTATTGGACTCTTGATCCTCAATATGAAGACATGTTTGAAAATGGTAATTATCGAAGGAGAAGGAGAATGAAAAGACCATATCGTAGCGCACAGCCCTACCCCAAAGCCTTCTTCGGGGATGCCTTGGGACAACATGGCTTACCATTAGCCCGCAATATTTTTACACCTCCTACTTATCCACCTCCTTACTCTCGTTATGATACTGCCACGTGGTTGGGGCAGTCACAGTTGGCATCTTACACGAGTTGTAACAGTGCTGGAGGATATTCTCAACAAGGATATCCAAGCGCTGCCGCATTCAGTCCCTGCGGCGTAAGACAAGAGGCTG